One part of the Cucurbita pepo subsp. pepo cultivar mu-cu-16 unplaced genomic scaffold, ASM280686v2 Cp4.1_scaffold000170, whole genome shotgun sequence genome encodes these proteins:
- the LOC111784198 gene encoding probable O-methyltransferase 3: protein MGEKNTDELIEAQAHIWNHTFKYINSMSLKCVIELGVPDIIHNHGQPMTLSELVEALHIQPSKAHCLGVLMRLLHHSGFFSQTQHQNHQHQEVVKYGLTPSSRFLLSPNMTTSTTTTLQALPFVFLALHQAMMAPWETMSSWLRTADGSAFETVHGKSIWNYIADEPDLRNLFHQSVAYDSHLIGRIVTRPECRDVFEGVKSLVDVAGDRGIIANAIAEAFPHITCTVLDLPQQTTKGLNLAIQIPPTDAVLLKSVLHQCNDEESIQILKKCKDAISKGKGGKVIIIEAVLERQMEDEESTETELCGNALMMATFNNTKRNEREWKDLFMAAGFSNYKITTFLGLRSLIEVFP from the exons ATGGGAGAGAAGAACACAGATGAGTTGATTGAAGCTCAAGCCCATATTTGGAACCATACATTCAAATACATCAATTCCATGTCTTTGAAGTGTGTTATTGAATTGGGCGTACCAGATATCATCCATAACCATGGCCAACCCATGACCCTATCAGAATTAGTGGAAGCGCTCCATATTCAACCCTCCAAAGCCCATTGCCTTGGCGTTCTTATGCGCCTCCTCCATCATTCTGGCTTCTTTTCTCAAACTCAACACCAGAATCATCAGCATCAAGAAGTAGTGAAGTATGGTCTTACACCCTCCTCTCGATTTCTCCTCAGCCCCAATATGACGACTTCAACGACGACGACATTACAAGCCTTACCCTTCGTGTTTCTAGCCCTCCATCAAGCCATGATGGCTCCATGGGAAACCATGAGCAGCTGGCTGCGCACTGCAGATGGGTCTGCCTTTGAAACGGTGCATGGGAAGTCAATATGGAATTACATTGCTGATGAGCCTGATCTTAGAAATTTGTTCCATCAATCCGTGGCTTATGATTCTCACCTGATTGGGAGGATCGTGACGAGGCCGGAGTGCCGAGACGTGTTCGAGGGGGTGAAGTCACTGGTCGATGTTGCCGGCGATCGAGGCATTATAGCCAATGCCATAGCGGAAGCATTCCCACACATCACTTGCACTGTGTTGGATCTCCCGCAACAAACCACAAAAGGGTTGAACTTAGCAATACAAATTCCACCAACAGATGCAGTCTTACTCAAG TCAGTTCTACACCAATGCAACGATGAAGAAAGCATACAAATACTGAAGAAATGTAAAGATGCAATTAGTAAGGGCAAAGGTGGGAAAGTGATTATCATAGAGGCAGTGCTGGAAAGGCAGATGGAAGATGAGGAGTCAACTGAAACTGAGCTTTGTGGTAATGCGTTGATGATGGCCACTTTCAACAATACAAAGAGAAATGAGAGAGAATGGAAGGATCTGTTCATGGCAGCTGGTTTTAGTAACTATAAGATAACTACCTTCTTGGGTTTAAGGTCTCTTATTGAGGTCTTCCCTTGA